The region GTCCCCCTGTGGATGTCCGTATGTATCGTTGATCTTCTTGAAGAGGTCTATGTCTATCATTATAAGTGACAGCGGGTGTCCATACCGGCTTGCCCTTTCCATCTCCCGCTCCATGAGTTCCTGGAAGTAGAGGTGGTTATAGAGCCCGGTCAGGCCATCCCTGAATGCCAGTTTTCTCAGTTTTTCGTTTGCTGTCTGGAGTTCACTTGCAAATTTTTCAGCCCTCTTTTTTTCCTGCTTGAGCTTGATAACAAGCTGTTCGTATGAGAGGTTAACCCTGCCGAGTTCCTCATTGGCATCCATCAGGAGTTCAGAGTAAGGTTTGAAGTTGCCCGGATCGAGGTTGTAGAAAGATAGTATCTCAACGGTTTTTTCCGCTACGGAGTCTATATATGTGTTTGCAAAGCCTTCTTCAAGCCCGAATTCATCCTTCAGAAAGGAACGGAGTTTATTCAGTTTATCAATACCCCTGCTGGAGTGATAAAAGGATGAGGCCATATCCGAGATCCTGAGTATTTTTACAGTATCCTTTAATTCCCCGGGACAGGGCACGGTGTTGTGGTGGCAGGCAATCGGCAGAAAGATACTCTCGGGAAGGCCCCATTTTTTCAATACCTCGGATCCTGTTTTCTGGTGATCATAGCCCAGTACTTTTTTTTCGGCTCCAACGACATCCATGCCGGTGAATCGCTTTTGATCGAGAACTTGCTGGTATTTAAGGGGGTCCACCAGATACATCACTATTATGCCGATATCCATAAGAAGGGCCGTTACAAATGTGTCATCGGTCTTTCCCCCAATATGTTTGGATATGATCCCCGATGCAACCGCTGCAGTTAGAGACCTCTTCCAGAAAAAATTAAAATCGAACAGTTCGTTGTCGTCGCTCATCATATGGGAAATGATCATGAAGGAGAGTGCGATGTTCTTCAGGGCGTCCACACCGAGTATGCTTACGGCCTTCTCAAGGCTGTCAACCT is a window of Nitrospirota bacterium DNA encoding:
- a CDS encoding HDOD domain-containing protein codes for the protein MENLKTEGFNPTRLPSPPVIAIRVLEAVKKDDFSFKELSEIIASDPALTAKILSIVNSSFYALPYKVDSLEKAVSILGVDALKNIALSFMIISHMMSDDNELFDFNFFWKRSLTAAVASGIISKHIGGKTDDTFVTALLMDIGIIVMYLVDPLKYQQVLDQKRFTGMDVVGAEKKVLGYDHQKTGSEVLKKWGLPESIFLPIACHHNTVPCPGELKDTVKILRISDMASSFYHSSRGIDKLNKLRSFLKDEFGLEEGFANTYIDSVAEKTVEILSFYNLDPGNFKPYSELLMDANEELGRVNLSYEQLVIKLKQEKKRAEKFASELQTANEKLRKLAFRDGLTGLYNHLYFQELMEREMERASRYGHPLSLIMIDIDLFKKINDTYGHPQGD